Proteins co-encoded in one Haloarcula sp. DT43 genomic window:
- the lysW gene encoding lysine biosynthesis protein LysW, giving the protein MAECIECGADVTLHDDLEVGEIVDCATCGAELEVVGTDPVELDSAPELEEDWGE; this is encoded by the coding sequence ATGGCAGAATGCATCGAGTGCGGGGCCGACGTGACCCTGCACGACGACCTCGAAGTCGGAGAGATTGTCGACTGTGCGACCTGTGGTGCCGAACTGGAAGTCGTCGGCACGGACCCCGTCGAGCTCGACAGCGCGCCCGAGCTCGAAGAGGACTGGGGTGAGTGA
- the lysX gene encoding lysine biosynthesis protein LysX, with the protein MKVGLLYSRIRRDEKLLLSELRERDHEIEKIDVRKQQFNISEAPEAFADLDIVVDRCLATSRSVYATKFAQAYGVPVVNGPEVANTCADKVNNSLALEAAGVPTPNTDVAFTKDAALESIEKFGYPCVLKPVVGSWGRLMAKIDSRSAAEAILEHKETLGHYEHKIFYVQEFVDKPGRDMRVLAVDGEPIAAMVRSSDHWLTNAAKGAETAEFELDGRALELVEKASDAVGGGLLGIDLMEVGVSQGDTQDASDDESRAREFEDYTVHEVNHTVEFKALNEVTDVDVPAEVVDWLETKAATESDAEVTA; encoded by the coding sequence ATGAAAGTCGGACTCCTCTACTCGCGCATCCGCCGGGACGAGAAGCTCCTGCTGTCGGAACTGCGCGAGCGCGACCACGAGATAGAGAAGATAGACGTCCGCAAACAGCAGTTCAACATCAGCGAGGCCCCCGAGGCCTTCGCGGACCTCGACATCGTCGTCGACCGCTGTCTGGCGACCAGCCGCAGCGTGTACGCGACGAAGTTCGCACAGGCCTACGGCGTCCCCGTGGTCAACGGGCCCGAGGTCGCCAACACCTGTGCGGACAAGGTCAACAACAGCCTCGCGCTAGAGGCTGCGGGCGTGCCGACGCCCAACACCGACGTGGCGTTCACCAAGGACGCCGCGCTGGAGTCCATCGAGAAGTTCGGCTACCCCTGCGTCCTCAAGCCCGTCGTGGGCTCGTGGGGCCGCCTGATGGCGAAGATAGACTCCCGCTCGGCCGCCGAGGCCATCCTGGAACACAAGGAGACGCTCGGCCACTACGAGCACAAAATCTTCTACGTCCAGGAGTTCGTCGACAAGCCCGGCCGCGACATGCGCGTGCTGGCCGTCGACGGCGAGCCAATCGCGGCGATGGTCCGCTCCTCGGACCACTGGCTCACCAACGCCGCCAAAGGAGCCGAAACCGCCGAGTTCGAACTGGACGGCCGCGCGCTGGAACTGGTCGAGAAGGCCTCCGACGCCGTCGGCGGCGGGCTGCTCGGCATCGACCTGATGGAGGTCGGGGTGTCGCAAGGCGACACCCAGGACGCGAGCGACGACGAGTCGCGAGCGCGTGAGTTCGAGGACTACACGGTCCACGAGGTCAACCACACCGTCGAGTTCAAGGCGCTGAACGAGGTCACCGACGTGGACGTGCCCGCGGAGGTCGTCGACTGGCTCGAAACCAAGGCGGCGACCGAGAGTGACGCCGAGGTGACGGCATGA